A window from Neobacillus sp. PS3-40 encodes these proteins:
- a CDS encoding ABC transporter ATP-binding protein, whose translation MAQKQKLLEIKNLKQYFNFGKVNEVRAVDNVSFDIYKGETLGLVGESGCGKSTTGRTIIRLYNATDGEVLYNGVNVHNKKSHVQLKDFNRKMQMIFQDPYASLNPRLKVADVIAEGIDIHGLAKSKKERMEQVYELLETVGLNKEHANRYPHEFSGGQRQRIGIARALAVQPEFIIADEPISALDVSIQAQVVNLMKKLQKEKELTYLFIAHDLSMVKYISDRIGVMYYGKLVELAPAEELYKNPLHPYTQSLLSAIPHPDPISERTRKRKSYNPSVHNYDDNEQIEFKEVNPGHFVLCSEKEFKQFKQ comes from the coding sequence ATGGCTCAAAAGCAGAAATTACTCGAAATCAAAAACTTGAAACAGTATTTTAATTTTGGCAAAGTGAATGAAGTTAGAGCTGTTGATAATGTGAGTTTCGATATATATAAAGGTGAAACTCTCGGCCTAGTAGGAGAATCAGGTTGCGGAAAATCCACAACAGGGCGGACAATCATCCGCCTTTACAATGCTACTGACGGAGAAGTTTTATATAATGGGGTTAACGTGCATAATAAGAAATCCCATGTACAATTAAAAGATTTCAATCGTAAGATGCAAATGATTTTCCAAGATCCATATGCCTCCTTAAACCCAAGATTAAAGGTTGCAGATGTCATTGCTGAGGGCATTGATATTCATGGGTTAGCAAAATCTAAAAAAGAGCGTATGGAACAAGTATATGAGCTTTTAGAAACAGTTGGTTTGAACAAAGAACACGCAAACCGTTATCCGCATGAGTTCAGTGGTGGTCAACGTCAAAGGATTGGAATCGCACGTGCTCTTGCTGTTCAACCTGAATTTATCATTGCAGATGAACCAATTTCGGCACTTGATGTTTCCATTCAAGCACAGGTTGTAAACTTAATGAAAAAATTGCAAAAAGAAAAAGAATTAACTTATCTTTTCATTGCCCATGATCTTTCAATGGTAAAATATATAAGTGATCGAATTGGTGTTATGTACTATGGCAAATTAGTCGAACTTGCACCTGCAGAAGAATTGTATAAAAACCCGTTACACCCTTATACACAATCATTATTATCAGCAATACCTCATCCAGATCCGATTTCAGAACGGACACGGAAAAGGAAATCTTATAATCCAAGTGTTCATAATTATGATGACAATGAACAAATTGAATTTAAAGAGGTCAACCCTGGTCACTTTGTCCTTTGTTCAGAAAAAGAATTTAAGCAATTCAAGCAATAA
- the spxA gene encoding transcriptional regulator SpxA, with amino-acid sequence MVTLYTSPSCTSCRKAKSWLEEHEIPYTERNIFSEPLSIDEIKEILRMTEDGTDEIISTRSKTFQKLEVNLENMPLQDLFVLIKSNPGLLRRPIIIDEKRLQVGYNEDEIRRFLPRRVRTFQLREAQRMVN; translated from the coding sequence ATGGTAACATTATACACTTCACCAAGTTGTACATCATGTAGAAAAGCCAAATCATGGTTAGAAGAACATGAGATTCCATACACTGAAAGAAATATTTTTTCTGAACCACTATCCATCGATGAGATCAAAGAAATTCTTCGTATGACTGAGGATGGAACAGATGAAATTATTTCAACGAGATCAAAAACATTTCAAAAATTAGAAGTAAATCTTGAAAATATGCCACTGCAGGATCTATTTGTTCTTATTAAATCCAACCCTGGCTTACTTCGTCGCCCAATTATTATTGACGAGAAGCGCCTACAGGTCGGTTACAATGAGGATGAAATCCGTAGGTTTTTACCTAGAAGAGTTCGTACGTTCCAGCTACGCGAAGCACAAAGAATGGTAAATTAA
- the mecA gene encoding adaptor protein MecA — MEIERINENTVKFYISYGDIEERGFDREEIWYNRERSEELFWEMMDEVHQEEEFTVEGPLWIQVQAMEKGLEILVTKAQLTRDGQKFELPIPGGKFKDIPADEKIEELLDQHFNPGQEVEEEILPEDETLEFLLSFQEFEDIIMLSKRSEFDHLITKLYHFEGRYYLYTEFPEDLIEEDEIDDILSILLEYGYETPVTIHRIQEYGKEIISQDVFAEVRKHFE; from the coding sequence ATGGAAATCGAGCGAATAAATGAGAATACTGTTAAATTTTATATTTCCTATGGTGATATTGAAGAAAGAGGCTTTGACCGCGAGGAAATATGGTACAACCGCGAACGGAGTGAAGAACTTTTTTGGGAAATGATGGATGAGGTTCATCAAGAAGAAGAGTTTACGGTTGAAGGACCGCTCTGGATTCAAGTTCAGGCCATGGAAAAAGGTTTGGAAATCCTTGTGACAAAAGCGCAACTTACGAGGGATGGACAAAAGTTTGAATTACCAATTCCAGGTGGGAAATTTAAGGATATTCCTGCTGATGAGAAAATTGAAGAACTTTTAGATCAGCACTTTAATCCAGGGCAAGAGGTCGAGGAAGAAATACTTCCTGAAGATGAAACATTAGAATTTTTGCTTTCTTTTCAAGAATTTGAAGATATCATCATGCTGTCAAAACGTTCGGAATTTGATCATTTGATTACAAAGCTTTACCATTTTGAGGGTAGATACTATTTATATACAGAGTTTCCTGAAGATTTGATTGAGGAAGATGAAATAGATGACATATTAAGTATTCTGCTTGAATATGGATATGAAACACCAGTAACCATCCATAGAATTCAGGAATACGGAAAAGAAATAATCTCACAGGATGTTTTTGCGGAAGTGAGAAAGCATTTTGAGTAA
- the cls gene encoding cardiolipin synthase codes for MKNTVRVILFLFILSALVFFFKNHLEGGVFGFLSLLITLSVVFIGFVIFLENRHPTQTLTWLVVLGSFPLVGFIFYILFGRNYRKERMYRKKYFLDKQAFLTVEGKTDPLDDEKMGQMGNHQRRLFSLAQKLGNSPISFDTSTKILTNGVETFQYILKELKRARHHIHLEYYIVRNDKIGQEIKNVLIAKAQQGVKIRFLFDAVGSWKLSNEYIADLRNAGIETVSFGPVKVPFLNSKFNFRNHRKIIVIDGNVGFVGGLNIGDEYLGRDKHIGFWRDTHLMLRGEAVRTLQLIFLQDWYYMTNHSFLTSEYLSPQPDNKSHGGVQLIPGGPDNEWSVIKNIFFSMITSAKQSVWIASPYFIPDEDIFSAIKVAALSGIDVRLLVPNRPDKRIVFHASRSYFPELLEAGVKVYEYERGFMHSKIIIVDHELASIGTSNMDMRSFHLNFEVNAFLYRTKSTQKLVAEYSKDLEYSNELKLELFKKRHIGFRLLESTSRLLSPFL; via the coding sequence CTGAAAAATACAGTAAGAGTTATTTTATTTTTATTTATATTATCTGCATTAGTGTTTTTCTTTAAAAATCATTTAGAAGGTGGAGTTTTCGGGTTTTTAAGTTTATTAATTACTTTATCCGTTGTTTTTATTGGATTTGTTATCTTCCTTGAAAACCGTCATCCAACTCAGACATTAACTTGGCTTGTTGTTTTAGGAAGTTTCCCATTGGTTGGCTTTATTTTTTACATTCTTTTTGGTCGGAATTATCGAAAAGAACGTATGTATCGAAAGAAGTACTTTCTTGATAAACAGGCATTTTTAACGGTTGAGGGGAAAACTGATCCCCTAGACGATGAGAAAATGGGTCAAATGGGAAATCATCAACGGAGACTGTTTTCATTGGCTCAGAAGCTTGGAAATAGCCCTATTTCTTTTGACACTTCTACAAAAATCCTTACGAATGGTGTCGAAACCTTTCAATATATTCTTAAAGAATTAAAAAGGGCTAGACATCATATACACCTTGAATACTATATTGTTCGAAATGATAAAATTGGTCAAGAAATAAAAAATGTACTAATTGCAAAAGCGCAACAAGGGGTAAAGATTCGATTTTTATTTGATGCAGTGGGATCTTGGAAGCTCTCAAATGAATATATAGCTGATTTGAGAAATGCTGGAATTGAAACCGTTTCCTTTGGTCCGGTTAAAGTTCCTTTTTTAAATAGTAAATTCAATTTCAGAAACCATCGGAAAATTATTGTAATTGATGGGAATGTCGGCTTTGTGGGTGGATTAAATATTGGGGATGAATATTTAGGTAGGGATAAACATATCGGCTTCTGGAGAGATACCCATTTGATGTTAAGAGGTGAAGCAGTTAGAACACTTCAACTTATTTTCTTGCAGGATTGGTATTATATGACTAATCATAGTTTTTTAACGTCTGAGTACTTATCCCCTCAACCAGACAATAAGAGTCATGGTGGTGTCCAACTTATTCCTGGTGGACCTGATAATGAATGGAGTGTAATCAAGAATATCTTTTTTTCAATGATTACTTCGGCTAAACAGTCTGTATGGATTGCTTCACCTTACTTTATTCCCGATGAGGATATTTTTTCAGCGATAAAGGTTGCTGCCCTAAGTGGAATAGATGTCCGTTTGTTGGTACCCAATCGCCCAGATAAGCGGATTGTCTTTCACGCCTCCCGTTCTTACTTTCCAGAACTCTTAGAAGCAGGGGTAAAAGTGTACGAATACGAAAGAGGTTTCATGCATAGCAAAATAATTATCGTTGACCATGAACTTGCTTCCATAGGAACTTCGAATATGGATATGAGGAGTTTTCATCTGAATTTTGAGGTGAATGCATTCTTATATCGAACAAAAAGTACGCAGAAGCTTGTTGCTGAATATAGTAAAGATCTGGAATATTCTAATGAACTTAAGCTTGAACTTTTCAAAAAAAGGCATATTGGCTTTCGTTTACTCGAATCAACATCAAGGCTGCTATCGCCATTTTTATAA
- a CDS encoding competence protein CoiA family protein: MLTAKTKTGKKLCLGYKYKKETLLYLRSKEEFFCPVCEEKVSLKIGDKKIYHFAHQKGGSCREFYENETEYHMKGKLQLYQWLKGQNIAAELEYFDKEIQQRPDILFLYNGNKFAVEFQCSSIPEQLFTKRTENYLKHGYTPLWILGGNHYKKKDNETVSITNFQYLFLRKTKDGQFFLPYYFPDKKHFHLLYSIFPFSMKNAFGQTLSLSLDKLTISSILDPKVNIKLSDQAWRKKLEVYQLHWSAYPSPGKKYFLRTLYNLRMNLFLMPPEIGLPILHSWLIQTPAFIWQAYLYIDIFRKKNIGDFITIEEIERSFTNRINKGQIQTRGFPQISIIRPFQAVMEYVFILEKHGVLDCKGGRSFLVRRNIKIPMTNREKEEMANYFYQQNN, translated from the coding sequence ATGCTTACTGCAAAAACAAAAACCGGAAAAAAGCTTTGTCTTGGTTATAAATATAAAAAAGAAACACTATTGTATTTAAGAAGTAAGGAAGAATTCTTTTGCCCTGTTTGCGAGGAAAAAGTATCTCTAAAAATTGGCGATAAAAAAATTTATCATTTTGCCCATCAAAAGGGTGGGAGTTGCCGGGAATTTTATGAAAACGAAACAGAGTACCATATGAAAGGAAAACTTCAGCTTTATCAGTGGTTAAAAGGGCAAAATATTGCGGCAGAACTAGAATACTTTGATAAAGAAATACAGCAACGACCAGATATATTATTTTTATATAATGGAAATAAATTTGCTGTAGAATTTCAATGTTCAAGTATTCCAGAACAGCTTTTTACAAAAAGAACGGAAAATTATCTTAAGCATGGATATACCCCATTATGGATACTTGGAGGCAACCATTATAAGAAAAAAGATAATGAAACTGTAAGCATAACAAATTTCCAGTATTTATTCTTGCGAAAAACAAAGGATGGTCAGTTTTTCCTTCCGTATTATTTCCCTGACAAAAAGCATTTCCACCTCCTCTATTCTATCTTCCCATTCTCAATGAAAAATGCGTTCGGGCAAACATTATCCCTATCCCTTGATAAACTAACGATTTCTTCCATATTAGACCCAAAAGTAAACATAAAATTAAGTGACCAAGCTTGGAGAAAAAAATTGGAAGTTTATCAGTTACATTGGTCAGCCTACCCAAGTCCAGGAAAAAAGTACTTTCTTCGTACGCTTTACAATCTTCGGATGAACCTATTCTTAATGCCCCCTGAAATTGGCCTTCCCATTTTACATTCGTGGCTTATTCAAACCCCAGCATTTATCTGGCAAGCTTATCTATATATTGATATATTTAGAAAAAAGAATATAGGGGATTTTATCACTATCGAGGAAATAGAAAGGAGTTTTACAAATAGAATTAACAAAGGCCAAATTCAAACTCGAGGGTTTCCACAAATTTCTATCATTCGTCCCTTTCAAGCTGTAATGGAGTATGTATTCATCTTAGAAAAGCATGGGGTATTGGATTGTAAGGGAGGTAGGTCCTTTCTGGTGCGCCGGAATATCAAAATCCCAATGACCAATAGGGAAAAAGAAGAAATGGCAAATTATTTTTATCAACAAAATAATTGA
- the pepF gene encoding oligoendopeptidase F, giving the protein MANETTVKTLPARKDIPVEETWKLEDIFPSDEAWEKEFQDVKSQFPDVKKFQGHLGESADMLYEALTFQDQLLERIGKLYAYTHMRYDQDTTNSLYQGLDDRMKNLYAQAASQLAFIVPEILSIDETKITNFLKEKSELKLYEHALEEINLQRPHILSAEQEALLADASEVMNASSNTFGMLNNADIEFPSIKDEKGEEVEITHGRFIRFLESSDQRVRHDSFKAVYETYGKYRNTFASTLGGNVKKDNFNARIRNYESARQSALASDNIPESVYDNLVKTVNENLPLLHRYIKLRKKVLGLNELHMYDLYTPLVKDVKMDIKYDEAKELVLKGLAPLGEDYLNVLKEGFSNRWVDVHENKGKRSGAYSSGSYGTNPYILLNWQDNVNALFTLAHEFGHSVHSYYTRKNQPYAYGNYSIFVAEVASTCNEALLNDYLLKTIDDEQKRIFLLNHYLEGFRGTVFRQTMFAEFEHLIHQKLQNNEALTADLLTQEYYALNKKYFGDEDIVIDEEIGLEWARIPHFYYNYYVYQYATGFSAATALCKQILEEGEPAVKRYIDFLSSGSSDYPIEVLKKAGVDMASADPIKNACKVFEEKLSELEQLLS; this is encoded by the coding sequence ATGGCAAATGAAACCACTGTAAAGACCCTGCCTGCTCGAAAAGATATTCCTGTAGAAGAAACATGGAAGCTAGAAGATATATTTCCTAGTGATGAAGCGTGGGAAAAGGAATTTCAGGATGTAAAAAGTCAATTTCCAGATGTGAAAAAATTTCAAGGACATCTTGGAGAAAGTGCGGATATGCTATACGAGGCTCTTACATTCCAAGATCAGTTACTTGAAAGAATCGGAAAACTCTATGCCTATACACATATGAGATATGATCAAGATACGACAAACTCACTTTATCAAGGCTTAGATGACAGAATGAAGAATCTTTATGCCCAAGCTGCTAGTCAATTAGCATTTATCGTCCCAGAAATCCTATCTATTGATGAAACGAAGATTACTAATTTTTTAAAGGAAAAATCAGAATTAAAGCTATATGAACATGCTCTTGAAGAAATCAATCTTCAAAGACCACATATTCTTTCTGCTGAGCAAGAGGCATTACTAGCGGATGCAAGCGAAGTAATGAATGCTTCAAGCAATACCTTTGGAATGTTAAACAATGCTGATATAGAGTTCCCTTCCATTAAAGATGAAAAAGGGGAAGAAGTTGAAATTACTCATGGCCGATTTATTCGCTTTCTTGAAAGCTCCGATCAGCGAGTACGGCATGATTCTTTTAAAGCAGTTTATGAGACATATGGGAAATACCGTAACACATTTGCTAGCACCCTTGGCGGTAATGTAAAGAAGGATAATTTCAATGCAAGGATTAGAAATTATGAATCTGCAAGACAGTCGGCACTTGCTTCGGATAATATCCCTGAAAGTGTGTATGACAATCTTGTTAAGACGGTAAATGAAAATCTACCATTGTTGCATCGATATATTAAGCTTCGAAAAAAAGTCTTAGGTCTGAACGAACTTCATATGTACGATTTGTATACGCCACTTGTTAAAGATGTAAAAATGGACATTAAATATGATGAAGCAAAGGAATTAGTGTTAAAAGGACTTGCACCATTAGGTGAAGACTATTTAAACGTGTTAAAAGAAGGATTTAGCAATCGCTGGGTAGATGTTCATGAAAATAAAGGCAAACGGAGTGGAGCTTATTCCTCCGGTTCGTATGGCACAAATCCATATATTCTTTTGAACTGGCAAGATAATGTAAATGCATTATTTACATTAGCGCATGAATTTGGACATTCAGTTCATAGTTACTATACAAGGAAAAATCAACCATATGCTTACGGTAACTACTCTATCTTTGTAGCAGAAGTTGCTTCGACATGTAATGAAGCATTACTTAATGATTATCTCCTTAAAACGATTGATGATGAACAAAAACGAATCTTCTTATTGAATCATTATTTAGAGGGGTTCAGGGGCACTGTATTCCGCCAGACTATGTTTGCTGAATTTGAGCATTTAATCCATCAAAAATTACAAAACAATGAGGCCTTAACAGCCGATTTATTAACCCAAGAATATTATGCCTTGAATAAAAAATATTTTGGTGATGAGGATATTGTCATTGATGAAGAAATTGGTCTAGAATGGGCAAGAATTCCACATTTTTATTACAATTATTATGTTTATCAATATGCAACAGGCTTTAGTGCAGCCACCGCATTATGCAAACAAATTTTAGAAGAGGGTGAACCTGCAGTAAAACGCTATATTGACTTCTTAAGCTCTGGAAGCTCTGATTACCCAATTGAGGTCCTTAAGAAAGCTGGAGTGGATATGGCGAGTGCGGATCCAATTAAAAATGCTTGTAAGGTGTTTGAAGAAAAACTTAGTGAATTGGAACAGCTTTTATCTTAA
- a CDS encoding ClpXP adapter SpxH family protein, translating into MSKHEHLFSAHHCHGSDKKPIEIYFFVDPICPECWALEPILKKLKIEYGQYFSIKHILSGKLANLNVSKKKNYENIAILWEKTASRTGMSCDGNLWLENPISSPYVASIAIKAAELQGRRAGIKFLRKLQEVLFLKKQNISTVEILKECAQNVGIDVEEFISDIHSDSAAKAFQCDLKITAEMDVQEIPTLVFFNENAEEEGIKITGVYSYEIYVQILEEMLSEPPSRSPLPPLVEFIKFFRLVGSQEIAVVYNMTIAQVEREMKKLLLKQMVEQIKAKHGTFWKYIEG; encoded by the coding sequence GTGAGTAAGCATGAACATTTGTTTTCGGCCCATCATTGTCACGGAAGTGATAAAAAACCAATTGAAATCTACTTTTTTGTTGACCCTATCTGTCCCGAATGCTGGGCACTCGAACCCATTTTAAAAAAGCTAAAAATCGAATACGGGCAGTATTTTTCCATCAAACATATATTAAGTGGAAAACTTGCGAATTTAAACGTTAGCAAGAAAAAAAATTACGAAAACATCGCAATTCTATGGGAAAAAACAGCGAGTCGCACTGGCATGTCATGCGATGGAAACCTTTGGCTTGAGAACCCAATATCCTCTCCATATGTTGCTTCCATTGCGATAAAAGCAGCTGAATTACAAGGGAGAAGAGCAGGAATCAAATTTTTACGAAAGCTCCAGGAAGTACTTTTTTTAAAAAAGCAAAATATCTCAACAGTTGAGATATTAAAGGAATGTGCACAGAATGTTGGAATTGATGTGGAAGAGTTTATTTCAGATATACATTCGGATAGTGCTGCAAAAGCTTTTCAATGTGACTTGAAAATTACGGCTGAAATGGATGTACAGGAAATTCCAACACTCGTATTTTTCAATGAAAATGCCGAAGAAGAAGGGATTAAAATAACTGGGGTTTATTCATATGAGATTTATGTTCAGATTCTCGAGGAAATGCTTTCTGAGCCACCAAGCCGTTCGCCCCTTCCACCATTAGTAGAATTCATAAAATTCTTCCGGCTCGTTGGTTCACAAGAAATTGCCGTAGTCTATAACATGACTATTGCCCAAGTGGAGCGAGAAATGAAAAAATTACTTTTGAAGCAAATGGTTGAACAAATTAAGGCTAAACACGGTACATTTTGGAAGTATATTGAAGGTTAA
- a CDS encoding globin: MVEKKTTPFEVVGEKKLQRIIDTFYGLVAKDPDLAPIFPNDLSEVARKQKQFLTQYLGGPALYTEEHGHPMMRARHSPFPITPTRAKAWLSCMGQAMNTVELEGTVREDFYSRLVMTAQYMINTPDDKEELSGEDS; the protein is encoded by the coding sequence ATGGTCGAGAAAAAAACGACACCATTCGAGGTAGTTGGTGAAAAAAAACTGCAGCGAATTATCGATACTTTTTATGGACTGGTTGCAAAAGATCCTGACCTTGCACCGATATTTCCTAATGATTTATCTGAAGTTGCAAGGAAACAAAAGCAATTTTTAACCCAATATTTAGGCGGTCCTGCATTATATACTGAAGAACATGGCCATCCCATGATGAGAGCTCGTCATTCTCCTTTTCCAATCACGCCAACACGTGCAAAGGCGTGGTTATCGTGTATGGGTCAAGCAATGAATACGGTCGAGTTAGAGGGCACTGTTAGAGAGGATTTTTATTCGCGACTTGTGATGACTGCCCAATATATGATTAATACCCCAGATGACAAAGAAGAGTTGTCAGGTGAGGATTCGTGA
- a CDS encoding lytic transglycosylase domain-containing protein has product MNIDKLKVMLELKAVQTFSTTSTDNSSIFQDLLSELMSNSNVSQTLSNNVSSPLTSIAKTSLPPISLLKTDSSNLDNIINKASQAYDIPAKLIKSVIKHESNFNPNAVSNAGASGLMQLMPETARSLGAENPLDPEQNILAGSKYLKQMLDKYDNNINLALAAYNAGPGNVDKYGGIPPFKETQNYVRNITNSFYG; this is encoded by the coding sequence ATGAATATTGACAAGCTTAAAGTGATGCTGGAGCTAAAAGCGGTACAGACCTTTAGCACAACTTCCACTGATAACTCATCCATTTTTCAAGATCTATTAAGTGAATTAATGTCAAACAGTAATGTATCACAAACACTTAGTAATAATGTTAGTTCTCCTCTAACTTCAATTGCCAAAACAAGTTTACCACCAATATCTTTATTAAAAACAGACTCGTCTAATCTGGATAATATCATTAATAAAGCTTCCCAGGCTTATGATATTCCTGCTAAGTTAATCAAATCCGTAATCAAGCATGAATCAAACTTTAATCCAAATGCAGTTAGTAATGCTGGAGCTTCTGGGCTAATGCAGCTTATGCCCGAAACAGCCCGATCTTTAGGTGCAGAAAATCCTTTAGATCCTGAACAAAATATACTTGCTGGCAGCAAATACTTAAAACAAATGCTTGATAAATACGACAATAATATTAATCTTGCCTTAGCCGCCTATAATGCTGGACCTGGAAATGTTGATAAATACGGAGGAATACCTCCTTTTAAAGAAACTCAAAACTATGTTCGCAACATTACTAATTCATTTTATGGATGA
- a CDS encoding CYTH domain-containing protein has product MILSQNIEIEFKNLLIKEEYERLISFFSLPEDAFFTQENHYFDTSTFDLKEQNSALRIRQKGNHFEMTLKQPATDGLLETNQILSKEEASIAFSKGILPVGMIQNLVSKMEIPFSNLMYFGSLTTKRAEFNYENGLLVLDYSSYLNKEDYEVEYEVENYQRGKQLFLQFLNQHGIPQRETKNKIVRFYLEMKKNLGQS; this is encoded by the coding sequence ATGATCTTGTCACAAAACATAGAAATTGAATTTAAAAACTTACTAATTAAAGAAGAATATGAAAGGTTAATCTCCTTTTTCTCACTACCAGAGGATGCCTTTTTCACCCAAGAAAATCATTACTTTGATACCTCTACTTTTGATCTTAAGGAACAAAATTCTGCTTTAAGGATTCGGCAAAAGGGGAATCATTTTGAAATGACATTAAAACAACCTGCTACGGACGGTTTATTGGAAACAAACCAAATTTTATCAAAAGAAGAAGCCTCTATTGCTTTTTCAAAAGGTATTCTACCTGTAGGAATGATCCAAAACCTGGTTTCAAAAATGGAAATTCCCTTTTCAAATTTAATGTATTTTGGGTCATTAACGACGAAGAGAGCAGAATTCAATTATGAAAATGGACTACTTGTTTTAGACTATAGTTCCTATTTAAATAAAGAGGATTATGAGGTAGAATATGAGGTAGAGAACTATCAGCGTGGCAAACAACTTTTTCTTCAATTCTTGAATCAACACGGGATTCCTCAAAGGGAAACGAAAAATAAAATAGTTCGATTTTACCTAGAAATGAAAAAGAATCTTGGACAGTCCTAG
- a CDS encoding GTP pyrophosphokinase family protein encodes MKHWDQFLAPYKQAIDELKIKLKGMRGQFELDSSPSPIEFVTGRVKPIASILDKANQKGIRLDRLEEEMQDIAGLRMMCQFVDDIHTVVDLLRQRNDFEVVEERDYISHKKTSGYRSYHVVIRYPVQTIHGEKKILVEIQIRTLAMNFWATIEHSLNYKYKGAFPNDIKMRLQRAAEAAFRLDEEMSLIRGEIQEAQAFFTRKKELKQNEKE; translated from the coding sequence ATGAAACATTGGGATCAATTTTTAGCTCCATATAAACAGGCCATTGATGAACTAAAGATAAAGTTAAAGGGTATGCGCGGTCAATTCGAATTAGACTCGAGCCCATCACCAATTGAATTTGTTACGGGTAGAGTGAAACCAATTGCAAGTATCCTTGATAAGGCGAATCAGAAGGGAATAAGGCTTGATCGATTGGAAGAAGAAATGCAAGATATTGCAGGACTTCGCATGATGTGTCAATTTGTTGATGATATCCATACGGTAGTAGATTTGTTAAGGCAGCGAAATGACTTTGAGGTTGTTGAAGAACGGGATTATATTTCCCATAAAAAAACAAGTGGTTATCGCTCTTACCATGTTGTGATTCGCTATCCTGTCCAAACGATTCACGGAGAAAAGAAGATATTGGTTGAAATCCAAATTCGGACGCTTGCAATGAATTTCTGGGCAACTATTGAACATTCACTAAACTATAAATATAAAGGCGCATTTCCGAACGATATTAAAATGAGATTGCAAAGGGCTGCTGAGGCAGCATTTCGTTTGGATGAGGAAATGTCGTTAATTCGTGGTGAAATACAAGAAGCCCAGGCATTTTTTACAAGAAAAAAGGAATTAAAACAAAATGAAAAAGAGTAA
- a CDS encoding NAD kinase: MKFAITSKGDQKSNTLMHRMRTYLQDFELEYDEDQPDIVISVGGDGTLLYAFHRYSSRLDKTSFVGVHTGHLGFYADWTPDEIEKLVIAIAKTPYQVVEYPLLEVLIRYRHGGKEARYLALNESTVKSIEGTTVMDLEIRGDHFERFRGDGLCVSTPSGSTAYNKALGGAIIHPSIPAIQVAEMASLNNRVFRTVGSPLILPAHHTCMLKPVNRSDFQVTVDHLTMLHNDVKSIQFRVPEEKIRFARFRPFPFWKRVHDSFISDSD, translated from the coding sequence ATGAAATTTGCCATCACATCAAAAGGTGACCAAAAGTCAAATACGTTAATGCATAGGATGAGAACGTATTTACAAGACTTTGAACTTGAATATGATGAGGATCAACCTGATATTGTTATTTCAGTTGGCGGCGATGGCACCCTCTTGTACGCTTTTCATCGTTATAGCAGCCGGTTAGATAAAACATCCTTTGTCGGTGTTCATACGGGGCATTTAGGTTTTTATGCAGACTGGACTCCGGATGAAATTGAAAAACTTGTGATTGCAATTGCAAAAACTCCTTATCAGGTGGTGGAATACCCTCTGTTAGAAGTCCTTATTCGCTACCGACATGGCGGGAAGGAAGCAAGGTACCTTGCTTTAAATGAATCAACTGTAAAAAGTATTGAAGGTACCACAGTTATGGATTTGGAAATTCGCGGTGACCATTTTGAAAGGTTTCGCGGTGACGGTCTTTGTGTGTCAACCCCATCGGGTAGTACAGCATATAACAAAGCCCTTGGAGGAGCAATTATCCACCCGTCTATACCAGCTATTCAAGTGGCTGAGATGGCTTCTCTTAATAACCGTGTGTTTCGAACGGTTGGTTCACCACTTATTCTTCCAGCACATCACACGTGTATGCTTAAACCAGTTAATCGGTCAGATTTTCAAGTCACCGTTGATCATTTAACGATGTTGCATAATGATGTAAAATCAATCCAATTTAGAGTACCAGAAGAAAAAATCCGATTTGCTAGGTTTCGACCATTCCCTTTCTGGAAGAGAGTGCATGATTCGTTTATATCGGATTCCGATTAA